A genomic stretch from Arachis stenosperma cultivar V10309 chromosome 3, arast.V10309.gnm1.PFL2, whole genome shotgun sequence includes:
- the LOC130965716 gene encoding uncharacterized protein LOC130965716: MNGVVSLSLLKVAGLSLYPVVVCRGKICCGSLSRYLLEIDWRRCGLEKAVWVELNIKVSEAAWHNGYIVGGIGSRYIQSSESEEEEEEVSKGLESPSRVGKDSEPVERVDVFGEGDDGGRMTSSQSPRGSSDQMSDDVDTSMLSTAALADAEFHGVEEAYARYVEYAKVTGFAVRKRDSIKDDEGNVVRKFFYCNRQDLREKKHYERADRKRAHKEETRTNCSAKFVIFLDK, translated from the exons ATGAATGGTGTAGTGAGTCTATCGTTATTAAAGGTTGCTGGCCTCTCTTTGTATCCGGTGGTGGTCTGCAGAGGTAAAATTTGTTGTGGGTCGTTGTCGCGGTACCTGTTAGAAATTGATTGGAGAAG GTGCGGATTGGAGAAGGCTGTGTGGGTGGAATTGAACATCAAGGTATCAGAAGCGGCTTGGCACAACGGGTATATCGTCGGTGGCATTGGCAGTCGCTACATTCAG AGTAGTGAatctgaagaggaagaggaagaggtgTCTAAGGGGTTAGAGTCACCGTCACGAGTGGGCAAGGATAGTGAGCCAGTAGAGAGAGTTGATGTATTTGGTGAAGGGGACGATGGTGGAAGAATGACTTCATCGCAGTCACCACGTGGTTCAAGCGATCAAATGAGTGATGATGTAGACACTTCGATGCTTTCAACCGCGGCATTGGCTGATGCCGAATTTCATGGGGTTGAAGAGGCTTATGCAAGATATGTGGAGTATGCAAAGGTGACTGGATTTGCTGTTCGAAAAAGGGATTCCATTAAAGATGATGAAGGCAATGTTGTGAGGAAATTTTTCTATTGCAATCGACAGGACTTGCGGGAGAAGAAGCATTATGAGAGGGCGGATAGGAAGAGGGCGCATAAGGAAGAGACTAGGACCAACTGTAGTGCGAAGTTCGTTATATTTTTAGACAAATAG
- the LOC130965717 gene encoding protein FAR-RED IMPAIRED RESPONSE 1-like → MGFFAYLSGGYRNLHFIKKDVYNYIDDVHHSQIVQGDAAAAISYLKEKTEMNPLAVVMYTYCPENHLGHLFWSDGAMQYDYECFGDVLAFDSTYRKNLYNRSLVIFSGTNHHRQTISFGFGLLEDEKIPSYKWLIGTFLEVMHQKQPKVVVTDGDESMKEAIRTEFPNATHRLCTWHLARNAVSNIKDNDFCVAFKTAVYGHFEVEEFD, encoded by the coding sequence ATGGGGTTCTTTGCATATTTGTCTGGGGGTTATCGAAACTTGCACTTCATAAAGAAGGATGTTTACAACTATATCGATGATGTACATCATTCTCAGATTGTTCAGGGTGATGCGGCAGCAGCAATAAGTTATTTGAAGGAAAAAACCGAGATGAATCCATTAGCTGTTGTGATGTATACATATTGTCCCGAAAACCACCTAGGTCATCTATTTTGGTCAGACGGAGCGATGCAGTATGACTATGAGTGCTTTGGTGACGTGTTGGCATTTGATTCGACATATAGAAAGAATCTATACAACCGGTCTTTAGTAATATTTTCTGGCACTAATCACCACCGACAGACAATATCTTTTGGTTTCGGGTTGCTGGAGGACGAGAAAATTCCATCTTATAAGTGGCTGATAGGCACTTTCCTAGAGGTCATGCATCAAAAACAGCCCAAAGTTGTGGTTACAGATGGAGACGAGTCAATGAAGGAGGCTATTAGGACAGAATTCCCTAATGCCACACATCGACTTTGCACTTGGCATTTAGCGCGGAATGCTGTTTCAAACATCAAGGATAATGATTTTTGTGTTGCTTTTAAGACGGCTGTGTATGGTCATTTTGAGGTAGAGGAGTTTGATTAG
- the LOC130965718 gene encoding protein FAR1-RELATED SEQUENCE 5-like, translating to MVAAFELQENEWIWATYEKRVHWKNVYLCDTFCAGLRTTSRCEGINASLKRFIKSSNCLLELVENLECVVKDYRNNEFIADYKSLYSEPVITTGLESIERAMSQIYTREIFFEVKKQIEGVAALIVLHRESYGSTEKFMFRKFLKPRQVYSVLYESKKDSEDILDPKIIKSKGAPRSTGNDKMARWCRRCHGFRHDR from the exons ATGGTTGCTGCATTCGAGTTACAGGAGAACGAATGGATTTGGGCAACGTACGAGAAGAGGGTACATTGGAAAAATGTGTATTTGTGTGATACGTTTTGTGCTGGGTTGAGAACGACGTCAAGATGCGAGGGAATTAATGCATCACTTAAAAGGTTTATCAAGTCCTCAAATTGCTTGTTGGAGTTGGTGGAGAATCTTGAATGTGTAGTTAAGGACTACAGGAATAATGAGTTTATTGCGGATTACAAATCTCTATATTCAGAACCGGTCATAACTACTGGACTGGAATCAATTGAGAGGGCCATGTCTCAAATCTACACCAGAGAGATATTCTTCGAGGTCAAGAAACAGATCGAAGGGGTGGCTGCGTTGATAGTTCTTCATAGGGAGAGTTATGGTAGCACAGAGAAGTTCATGTTTAGAAAGTTTCTTAAACCTCGTCAGGTTTACTCTGTACTATATGAAAGCAAGAAAG ATAGTGAAGATATTTTGGATCCAAAGATTATCAAGTCAAAAGGTGCACCGCGATCAACCGGCAACGACAAAATGGCTAGGTGGTGCAGGCGTTGCCACGGTTTTAGACATGATCGATGA